One Gossypium hirsutum isolate 1008001.06 chromosome A11, Gossypium_hirsutum_v2.1, whole genome shotgun sequence genomic window carries:
- the LOC107922738 gene encoding GATA transcription factor 5 yields MDAFYHHSMLYQTHHHPFFFKFPPLASTTPLLLSSSLQEMECVEAALKTSFRKEMALKSSPQAFLEDIWVVNNGQNGVSCDDFSVDDLFDFTHEEGFLEQQNEDEEEEEQVPVSSSHKRQKLSQEHHFSNDTINFDYSSLSTDELAVPAEDVANLEWLSHFVEDSFSEHSAAAYPAGTLTEKPKLPDNKLPKPEKPVATCFKTRVPGKARSKRSRTGGRVWCLGASPPFTESSSSSSSSSSSSPSASSPWFLCSNSGSGSTLEPSESLSMEKKHKKRPATESTIGNGTQPTRRCSHCGVTKTPQWRAGPMGVKTLCNACGVRFKSGRLLPEYRPACSPTFSSELHSNHHRKVLEMRRQKEASGEAEPGSVPTSVPSFG; encoded by the exons ATGGATGCTTTCTATCATCATTCAATGCTTTACCAAACTCACCACCATCCTTTCTTCTTCAAATTTCCTCCTCTAGCTTCTACCACCCCTTTGCTATTATCCTCTTCTCTTCAG GAAATGGAATGCGTTGAAGCAGCTTTGAAGACCAGTTTTAGGAAGGAGATGGCTTTGAAATCAAGTCCCCAAGCGTTTCTTGAGGATATTTGGGTTGTAAATAATGGACAAAATGGAGTCTCTTGTGATGATTTTTCTGTAGACGACCTGTTTGACTTCACTCACGAAGAGGGTTTCCTTGAACAACaaaatgaagatgaagaagaagaagaacaagtACCAGTTTCTTCTTCGCATAAGAGACAAAAGCTAAGCCAAGAGCACCATTTTTCTAACGATACCATCAATTTTGATTACAGTTCCTTATCCACCGACGAGCTCGCCGTTCCG GCGGAGGACGTCGCTAACCTTGAATGGTTGTCTCATTTCGTTGAGGATTCCTTCTCGGAACACTCTGCGGCAGCGTATCCCGCCGGAACGTTAACGGAAAAGCCCAAGTTACCAGACAACAAATTGCCTAAACCCGAGAAACCAGTTGCGACATGTTTCAAAACTCGTGTCCCAGGCAAAGCCAGAAGCAAGCGCAGTCGAACTGGTGGTCGAGTTTGGTGCCTTGGCGCTTCCCCTCCTTTTACAGAATCATCTTCAAGCTCCTCATCGTCATCTTCCTCTAGCCCTTCAGCTTCAAGCCCTTGGTTCCTTTGTTCAAACAGCGGTTCAGGTTCAACCTTAGAACCATCCGAATCGCTTTCAATGGAGAAGAAGCATAAGAAGAGACCGGCAACCGAGTCAACCATTGGAAATGGGACCCAGCCAACGCGTAGGTGCAGTCATTGTGGAGTTACAAAGACGCCACAATGGAGAGCTGGTCCAATGGGAGTTAAGACTTTGTGTAACGCTTGCGGGGTGAGGTTCAAATCGGGTCGGCTTTTACCCGAGTACAGACCAGCTTGTAGCCCGACATTTTCAAGCGAGTTACACTCGAACCATCATCGGAAAGTGCTTGAGATGCGACGTCAGAAAGAAGCTTCGGGTGAGGCGGAACCCGGTTCAGTTCCTACTTCTGTTCCCAGTTTTGGATAA